The Pseudanabaena sp. PCC 6802 genomic interval CTATCGACTGCTCTGTCCTAATGCCCTCTTTTTTCGAGAAGGGCGCGTTTGTGAAGATTGCCTGGATAAAGTGCTGCCGTTACCAGGTATTATGCATGGCTGCTATCGAGGTAGTCGGAGCGCAAGTGCGATGGTGGCTGCAACGGTGAGTTTTCACTCCCTGCTAGGTACCTGGAATAAGGCGGTAGATGCGTTCATTGTCTACAGCCAGTTTGCGATGAACAAGTTTATTCAGGGTGGCTTACCTGCCGAAAAACTTGCCTTTAAAACCAACTTTCTACATCCCGCACCTTCAGTCGGTGAAGGTAAGGGTGGCTATGCTGTATTTGTTGGGCGGCTGTCGGTCGAAAAAGGGCTAGGAGTAATGCTGGAAGCATGGCGACAACTCGATCGCAAGATCCCGCTCAAAATCCTAGGAGACGGCCCAATGGCTGGTTTAGTAACTGAGGCGGCACAGGAAATACCTGAAATAGAATGGTTGGGGCGCAAACCTTTAGAAGAAGTATATGAAATAGTTGGTAATGCATCCTTTCTCGTGTTTCCTTCCGAGTGGTATGAGACGTTTGGGAGGGTAGCGATCGAAGCTTTTGCAAAGGGTACTCCAGTGATAGCCTCCAACATTGGGGCGATTGCAGAACTCGTAGAACATGGTCGTAACGGATTGCTTTTCTGCCCTAGTGACCCCACCGATCTGGCACGCAAGATCGATTGGCTCCTGGCACATCCTCAAGAAATGAGTCAGATGAGATTAGCGGCACGAGCAGAGTTTGAGGCTAAGTATACCGCTGACGACAATTGCAAGCGGCTCATAGAGATTTACCAAACTGCTATCAATCGGTAACTAGCTGACGACAATTGCAAGCGGCTCATAGAGATTTACCAAACTGCTATCAATCGGTAACTATAGGATAAATGCGATGCGTATTAAAAGCCTAAGTCTATATCAATTTAGATATCTAAATCTTGACAACCTATACCCACTTTATATCTAGCTAATCGGCTATTTAATAAAGTTTTGAGCATACCTTCCGATGCTGCTTGTAAACTCAATTACAACAGTTAATCCATACTAATTCCTCTGATTGGCTAACCTCTTGCATTGGCAAAGCTGGAACGGTTATGTTTACTGACACTGCCCGATGCTACTATCGTGGGAAACCACCTTCAAAAAGCGATCGCGCCGCGATTTTTTCCACTATTTCAGCTATCGTCCTAAAAATCCCTTCTACTGCGATCGCTCTCCCCTATCTAGCCAGCAAATTGCAGACTTTAACAAACAGCTTCCGCCCCATCTTCAAGGATATCTCACCTGGAGAGAGCAGTACCCAGGCATTGGACGATACATTCCCAAAAATTATATGCGAGTTGATAATTGGTAATCGCTAAATATTAATGTTTATTACTATTTTCTGTATCCAAATAGGAGGAACAGCAATAGTAGGACTGGTAATTTTTATGAGTTGCTTAACTGCTTTGGGTAGTTTGGCAATTTTAAATATCCATCCCTATCTTGGCTAAAAGCTCACCTATAAACGCAGATATTTTGGTTGTGGAAGGATGGCTACCAGACTATGCCATCCAGTCAGCAGTAACTGAATTCAAACAGGGTTCATATCACAAACTTATTACAATTGGTGGTTCGTTGCCCAAAGGCTTCTATTTATCTGAATATAAAACCTTTGCGGAACTTGCTGCGGCAACTTTAATGGCTCTTGGTGTTGATCGAGAGCAACTGATCGTAGTTTCCGATCCCAGCCAATCTCAAAGTCGAACCTACAATTCTGCTGTGATACTCAATCAATGGTTATCCACTTCAGAACTACAGATAAAATCACTTAATATCTATACTCTCGGTACGCATGCTCGCCGAAGTTGGTTGCTATTTAAGCAGGCACTAGCAACCAAAATATCAGTGGGGATTATTGCAACTGAGCCATTAAACTACGATTCGAAAAATTGGTGGCACTCTAGTGAAGGGGTTCGAACAGTCATTCCTGAACTACTTGCCTACCTGTATGCGTGCATCTTCAAATTTTGATGTTACTTGGAGTGAAAGTGAGATCTCTGACTACACAAGGATCTATGAGAACTAGGGCGCTCTTGAAATCGATGGCTATTTCGATCGCAAAGATACTTCTACCTAATTTGTGGCAAAAGTGGGAGCAACAGAAAGCTCATTTGAATGATTGGCCGCAACTGAAAGTATATCAACAGAGCAACCTTGCTCTTGCTGCTCTAGAAACAGACGAACATCGGGTTGTCTTCTTTGGTGATTCCATTACTGAGTTCTGGGATTTGAAAGCAGCTTTCCCAGAGAAAAATTATATCAATCGTGGTATCTCTGGACAAACAACTGCACAAATGCTCGTCCGCTTTCGTCCAGATGCAATCTCCTTACGCCCCAAGGTTATTGTAATCCTCGCAGGGATAAACGACATTGCCGGAAATACAGGATCGATGACCCTCGAAGCGATCGAAGGTAATTATTTATCTATGTCCCAAATTGCTCGAAGCAGTGGTATTAGCGTTATCTTCGCTTCGGTCTTACCCATCCACGATTGCAGCCCCATAAAACAATCCGATCCATATTCTCCTGAAAAGATTCGCGCATTAAATAACTGGCTACAACTTCACTGCAATGAGCAGCAGCACATCTATCTTGACTATCACAGTCATATGATAGACAGTCATGGGATGTTACAAACAGAGCTATCTGACGATGGAGTACATCCAAATATGAAAGGCTACAAGATAATGACTGCATTGGCAGAAACTTATATTCAGAAAGTGTTTCAGCAATTAGAACTTATTACACGCAACGCTACATTATTATCATGATCTAAGAAATA includes:
- a CDS encoding glycosyltransferase, which gives rise to MRVLTVHNNYLQPGGEEQIFATESALLESYRHEVLRYTLDNDQISRTNPLLLAKNTVWNSTVYDELRSLIRQKKPQIAHFHNTFPLISPAAYYAAKDEGVVVVQTLHNYRLLCPNALFFREGRVCEDCLDKVLPLPGIMHGCYRGSRSASAMVAATVSFHSLLGTWNKAVDAFIVYSQFAMNKFIQGGLPAEKLAFKTNFLHPAPSVGEGKGGYAVFVGRLSVEKGLGVMLEAWRQLDRKIPLKILGDGPMAGLVTEAAQEIPEIEWLGRKPLEEVYEIVGNASFLVFPSEWYETFGRVAIEAFAKGTPVIASNIGAIAELVEHGRNGLLFCPSDPTDLARKIDWLLAHPQEMSQMRLAARAEFEAKYTADDNCKRLIEIYQTAINR
- a CDS encoding ElyC/SanA/YdcF family protein, producing MAKSSPINADILVVEGWLPDYAIQSAVTEFKQGSYHKLITIGGSLPKGFYLSEYKTFAELAAATLMALGVDREQLIVVSDPSQSQSRTYNSAVILNQWLSTSELQIKSLNIYTLGTHARRSWLLFKQALATKISVGIIATEPLNYDSKNWWHSSEGVRTVIPELLAYLYACIFKF
- a CDS encoding GDSL-type esterase/lipase family protein, which codes for MAISIAKILLPNLWQKWEQQKAHLNDWPQLKVYQQSNLALAALETDEHRVVFFGDSITEFWDLKAAFPEKNYINRGISGQTTAQMLVRFRPDAISLRPKVIVILAGINDIAGNTGSMTLEAIEGNYLSMSQIARSSGISVIFASVLPIHDCSPIKQSDPYSPEKIRALNNWLQLHCNEQQHIYLDYHSHMIDSHGMLQTELSDDGVHPNMKGYKIMTALAETYIQKVFQQLELITRNATLLS